In Nonomuraea muscovyensis, one genomic interval encodes:
- a CDS encoding sensor histidine kinase — MTINPLPPPRRPDGLGRLPMARWFVVIGMTAALLLTAGIVLIALLIEQVRAAGPRPQVEVVLDRLYVALVVLLLGAVVTAVVLAAVVRHVVLKPIAQLTEQVRRVAAGDFDHRPHVARPAELAELASHVDSMRERIVTAWRTAEDQAAELRRSNGELEQFAYVASHDLQEPLRKVASFTQMLEQRYADRLDDRARQYIHYAVDGAKRMQSLINDLLDFSRVGRMGSERTVVDSGAALEAALANLAASVEDTGAVVTSGPLPRVVGSRLQLTQLFQNLVENAIKFRSAEPPRVRVTAERVAGMWEFSCSDNGIGVEAKYADRIFLIFQRLHPRDVYPGTGIGLALCRKIVEYHGGRLWLDGDAAGPGATFRWTLPAAGDDE; from the coding sequence CCCGCTGCCGCCGCCGAGGAGACCCGACGGGCTGGGCAGGCTGCCGATGGCCCGCTGGTTCGTCGTCATCGGCATGACCGCGGCCCTGCTTCTCACGGCCGGGATCGTGCTGATCGCGCTGCTGATCGAGCAGGTGCGCGCGGCCGGTCCTCGGCCCCAGGTGGAGGTGGTGCTCGACCGGCTGTACGTGGCGCTGGTCGTCCTGCTGCTGGGCGCCGTCGTCACCGCCGTCGTGCTCGCGGCCGTCGTCCGCCACGTGGTGCTCAAGCCCATCGCCCAGTTGACCGAGCAGGTGCGCCGGGTCGCCGCGGGCGACTTCGACCACCGTCCCCACGTCGCCCGGCCGGCCGAACTGGCGGAGCTGGCGAGCCACGTCGACTCCATGCGCGAGCGCATCGTGACCGCCTGGCGCACGGCCGAGGACCAGGCCGCCGAACTGCGCAGGTCCAACGGCGAGCTGGAGCAGTTCGCCTACGTGGCCAGCCACGACCTGCAGGAGCCGCTGCGCAAGGTCGCCAGTTTCACGCAGATGCTGGAGCAGCGCTACGCGGACCGGCTGGACGACCGGGCCCGGCAGTACATCCACTACGCGGTGGACGGCGCCAAGCGGATGCAGTCGCTCATCAACGACCTGCTCGACTTCTCGCGGGTGGGCCGGATGGGCAGCGAGCGGACGGTCGTCGACTCGGGCGCGGCGCTGGAGGCGGCGCTGGCCAACCTGGCCGCCTCCGTGGAGGACACCGGTGCCGTCGTCACCTCCGGCCCGCTGCCCCGGGTGGTCGGCAGCCGGCTCCAGCTCACGCAGCTCTTCCAGAACCTCGTCGAGAACGCGATCAAGTTCCGCTCGGCGGAGCCGCCGCGCGTGCGCGTGACGGCCGAGCGGGTGGCCGGCATGTGGGAGTTCAGCTGCTCCGACAACGGGATCGGGGTGGAGGCCAAGTACGCCGACCGCATCTTCCTGATCTTCCAGCGCCTCCACCCGCGTGACGTCTACCCGGGCACCGGCATCGGGCTGGCGCTCTGCCGCAAGATCGTGGAGTATCACGGGGGCCGGCTCTGGCTCGACGGCGACGCCGCGGGGCCGGGGGCGACGTTCCGCTGGACCCTGCCTGCCGCCGGAGACGACGAATGA
- a CDS encoding response regulator translates to MSEWRPIEVLLVEDDQGDILLTREAFELNKLRNRLHVVNDGEQAMAFLRREDAYHDAPRPDLILLDLNLPRMDGMEVLREVKDDLDLRTIPVVILTTSEAEEDILQGYRLHANAYVTKPVDFAAFIRAVRQIDDFFVTVVKLPNPGNRL, encoded by the coding sequence ATGAGCGAGTGGCGTCCCATCGAGGTGCTCCTGGTCGAGGACGACCAGGGCGACATCCTGCTGACGCGCGAGGCGTTCGAGCTGAACAAGCTGCGCAACCGCCTGCACGTCGTCAACGACGGTGAGCAGGCCATGGCGTTCCTGCGCCGCGAGGACGCCTACCACGACGCGCCGCGGCCCGACCTGATCCTGCTCGACCTCAACCTGCCGCGGATGGACGGCATGGAGGTGCTGCGGGAGGTGAAGGACGACCTCGACCTGCGCACCATCCCGGTGGTGATCCTGACCACGTCGGAGGCCGAGGAGGACATCCTGCAGGGCTACCGGCTGCACGCCAACGCATACGTCACCAAACCGGTGGATTTTGCGGCCTTTATCCGGGCGGTCCGCCAGATTGATGATTTTTTCGTCACGGTGGTTAAGTTGCCGAACCCGGGGAACCGGCTCTGA